In Longimicrobium sp., a single genomic region encodes these proteins:
- a CDS encoding response regulator has translation MADSSKTVLLVEDNEDNRTVYRTILEHFGYRVIEARNGEDGVRMAREDHPDLILMDISIPLIDGWEATRILKGDPATSTIPIIALTAHALATDRAKAQEVGCDGYLAKPCEPRRVVAEVERFIGAGREANA, from the coding sequence ATGGCCGACTCCAGCAAGACGGTGCTCCTCGTGGAGGACAACGAGGACAACCGGACGGTCTACCGTACCATCCTCGAACACTTCGGCTACCGGGTGATCGAGGCACGCAATGGCGAAGACGGTGTGCGGATGGCCCGAGAGGACCATCCCGACCTGATCCTGATGGACATCTCCATCCCCCTCATCGACGGGTGGGAGGCTACGCGGATCCTCAAGGGCGATCCGGCGACCTCCACCATCCCCATCATCGCGCTCACCGCGCACGCGCTCGCCACCGACCGCGCCAAGGCGCAGGAAGTGGGGTGCGACGGGTACCTGGCCAAGCCCTGCGAGCCGCGGCGCGTGGTGGCCGAGGTGGAGCGCTTCATCGGCGCCGGGCGCGAGGCCAACGCTTGA
- a CDS encoding S41 family peptidase has product MPVAPATRDSVALAAALAVDTGYVFPDTGAAAAREMRQGVRAGRYRRLETASALTDTLTADLRRATGDKHMRVQFSVAPRTAAPDAGLTAADSARDLENAQWRNFGLHALERLDGNVGYLEIGRFDNPALAGAALATAMSFLAQTDALIVDLRNNGGGFATMEALFASYFIAQPRLLSTLHRRGGDTAQIWTPAQVAGPRYIDKPVYLLVSGRTFSAAEGFAYDLQALGRGVVVGEQTRGGANPGGWVMLGSHFGVMVPTARVENAVTHGNWEGTGVRPDLSVAAVGAKKAAHRAALQRLMADNASSPRAPRWREALEMLRADDARTASAATPR; this is encoded by the coding sequence ATGCCGGTGGCGCCGGCCACGCGCGACTCGGTGGCGCTTGCCGCGGCGCTTGCGGTGGACACCGGGTACGTGTTCCCTGACACGGGCGCCGCCGCCGCGAGGGAGATGCGGCAGGGGGTGCGCGCCGGGCGCTACCGGCGGCTCGAGACCGCTTCGGCGCTGACGGACACGCTCACCGCCGACCTGCGCCGCGCGACAGGCGACAAGCACATGCGGGTGCAGTTCAGCGTCGCCCCGCGCACGGCGGCCCCCGATGCCGGACTCACCGCCGCCGACTCGGCGCGCGACCTGGAGAACGCGCAGTGGCGCAACTTCGGGCTTCATGCGCTCGAACGGCTCGACGGCAACGTCGGCTACCTGGAGATCGGGCGCTTCGACAACCCGGCGCTGGCGGGCGCCGCGCTCGCCACGGCGATGTCGTTCCTCGCGCAGACGGACGCGCTGATCGTCGATCTGCGGAACAACGGAGGCGGGTTCGCGACGATGGAAGCCCTGTTCGCCTCGTACTTCATCGCACAGCCGAGGCTGCTGAGCACGCTCCACCGGCGCGGAGGCGACACCGCGCAGATCTGGACGCCGGCGCAGGTGGCGGGGCCGCGCTACATCGACAAGCCCGTGTACCTGCTGGTCAGCGGGCGCACCTTCTCTGCCGCGGAGGGGTTCGCGTACGACCTGCAGGCGCTCGGCCGCGGCGTGGTCGTGGGCGAGCAGACACGGGGAGGCGCCAACCCGGGCGGGTGGGTCATGCTCGGGTCCCACTTCGGGGTGATGGTGCCCACGGCGCGCGTGGAGAACGCGGTGACGCATGGCAACTGGGAAGGAACCGGTGTGCGCCCGGACCTGTCGGTCGCCGCCGTCGGCGCCAAGAAGGCGGCACACCGCGCCGCGCTGCAGCGGCTGATGGCCGACAACGCATCGTCTCCGCGCGCGCCGCGCTGGCGCGAGGCGCTGGAGATGCTGCGCGCCGACGATGCGCGGACCGCCAGCGCGGCCACGCCCCGGTGA
- a CDS encoding sensor domain-containing diguanylate cyclase, translating to MTEVRSDTSHAPQVEAAHNAPALGIHALAGRELERFLQRQKAGSRFLEIDLEAELGQILERACALVPSECGAVFLDDPLRKVEDRAANDLFVVAAFGADAETLPGRPAGAESPVGEVYRSGRPHLSGGAGEAESVVAVPITIGSTVCGVIELANRDGGCPFSPHDLAVLEIFAGYTSSTLQNALDAKRANELAKRDDLSGLYNDRWMHVRIGEMIAETDEEGGECVLVFMDLDHFKGVNDSYGHLAGSRVLREIGFLLRRVVDWESAILCRYGGDEFVIGLPSTTLAEGTEVAERVRAAIAEATYLDREYGPDLPPLFLRGAITASLGVAAYHAGDWGGTVHDRESILLRHADSAMYAAKAQGKDRVAAAP from the coding sequence ATGACCGAAGTCCGGTCCGACACGTCCCACGCGCCGCAGGTGGAGGCCGCGCACAACGCCCCCGCGCTGGGGATCCACGCGCTGGCGGGACGCGAGCTGGAGCGCTTCCTCCAGCGCCAGAAGGCGGGGAGCCGCTTCCTGGAGATCGACCTCGAGGCGGAGCTCGGGCAGATCCTGGAGCGTGCTTGCGCGCTGGTGCCATCGGAGTGCGGCGCCGTCTTCCTGGACGATCCGCTGCGCAAGGTGGAGGACCGCGCCGCCAACGACCTGTTCGTGGTGGCCGCGTTCGGCGCGGACGCGGAGACGCTCCCCGGGCGGCCGGCGGGGGCGGAGTCGCCGGTGGGGGAGGTGTACCGGTCAGGGCGCCCGCACCTCTCCGGCGGCGCGGGGGAGGCGGAGTCCGTGGTCGCGGTTCCCATCACCATCGGGAGCACGGTGTGCGGAGTGATCGAGCTGGCGAACCGGGACGGGGGCTGCCCCTTTTCGCCGCACGACCTGGCGGTACTGGAGATCTTCGCGGGCTACACCTCGTCCACGCTGCAGAACGCGCTCGACGCCAAGCGCGCCAACGAGCTCGCCAAGCGCGACGACCTGAGCGGGCTGTACAACGACCGCTGGATGCACGTGCGGATCGGCGAGATGATCGCGGAAACCGACGAGGAGGGGGGCGAGTGCGTCCTGGTCTTCATGGACCTGGACCACTTCAAGGGCGTCAACGACAGCTACGGCCACCTGGCCGGGAGCCGCGTCCTGCGGGAGATCGGCTTCCTCCTGCGCCGCGTGGTGGACTGGGAGAGCGCCATCCTCTGCCGCTACGGGGGCGACGAGTTCGTGATCGGCCTCCCCTCCACCACGCTCGCGGAGGGGACGGAGGTGGCCGAGCGTGTCCGCGCCGCCATCGCCGAGGCGACGTACCTGGACCGCGAGTACGGGCCGGACCTTCCGCCGCTCTTCCTGCGCGGCGCGATCACGGCGTCGCTGGGCGTGGCGGCGTACCACGCGGGCGACTGGGGCGGCACGGTGCACGACCGCGAATCGATCCTCCTGCGCCACGCCGACTCCGCCATGTACGCGGCGAAGGCGCAGGGAAAGGACCGCGTGGCCGCCGCGCCGTAA
- a CDS encoding diguanylate cyclase translates to MSEPPIGAGDPERTRILVVDDVPDNVDILDARLSSRGYIVVTATNGQEALDRVHGEAPHLILCDVMMPVIDGFEVSRRIKNDASLPFIPIILVTAKDTAEDIVEGLEAGADDYISKPYNFKELEARVRAMLRIKRLQDELDQKNRELEDANKRLRKLSITDGLTGLFNHRHVHELLRDEWERSLRGGEPVGVAMLDLDRFKSINDTYGHPTGDVVLYETARIIREAAREIDMVGRYGGEEFIAILPNTDEEAAATFAERVRTEVEAHLFRDESNEIKMTVSCGVASAPRDGVDSPEGLLKQADEALYLAKTSGRNRVIRSSEIPAASE, encoded by the coding sequence TTGAGCGAGCCGCCGATCGGGGCGGGTGATCCGGAGCGCACGCGCATCCTGGTGGTCGACGACGTCCCGGACAACGTCGACATCCTGGATGCGCGCCTTTCGTCGCGCGGGTACATCGTCGTAACCGCCACCAACGGGCAGGAAGCGCTGGACCGGGTGCACGGCGAGGCGCCGCACCTCATCCTGTGCGACGTGATGATGCCCGTGATCGATGGCTTCGAGGTGTCGCGCCGCATCAAGAACGACGCTTCCCTTCCCTTCATCCCCATCATCCTGGTGACCGCCAAGGACACGGCGGAAGACATCGTGGAGGGGCTGGAGGCGGGGGCGGACGACTACATCAGCAAGCCGTACAACTTCAAGGAGCTGGAGGCGCGGGTGCGCGCCATGCTCCGCATCAAGCGGCTGCAGGACGAGCTCGACCAGAAGAACCGCGAGCTGGAGGACGCCAACAAGCGCCTCCGCAAGCTTTCGATCACCGACGGGCTCACGGGGCTCTTCAACCACCGCCACGTGCACGAGCTGCTGCGCGACGAGTGGGAGCGCTCGCTGCGCGGGGGCGAGCCGGTCGGGGTCGCCATGCTGGACCTGGACCGCTTCAAGAGCATCAACGACACGTACGGCCACCCCACGGGCGACGTGGTGCTGTACGAGACCGCGCGCATTATCCGCGAGGCCGCGCGCGAGATCGACATGGTGGGCCGGTACGGCGGCGAGGAGTTCATCGCCATCCTCCCCAACACGGACGAGGAAGCCGCCGCCACCTTCGCGGAGCGGGTGCGCACCGAGGTGGAGGCGCACCTCTTCCGCGACGAGTCAAACGAGATCAAGATGACCGTTTCCTGCGGCGTCGCCTCGGCGCCGCGTGATGGGGTGGACTCGCCGGAGGGGCTGCTGAAGCAGGCGGACGAGGCGCTCTACCTCGCCAAGACCAGCGGCCGCAACCGCGTGATCCGCTCGTCGGAGATTCCCGCCGCCTCGGAATGA
- a CDS encoding RNA polymerase sigma factor, translated as MTEPAPGADAVDRMVQRARAGDEGAFAELATAVRAQVRRWALARTGDADDAEDVAQAVVIRMHRGLRGFEGRSRFTTWLYRLTANAAVEWARGQSRHCQALDELAVAGEPRAGTADRIDAMENRRAAELVRAFLAELPGRQREMLDLVDLQGFTPTEAAEMLDIEPPTARVHLLRARRAIRERILAAHPTLADDR; from the coding sequence GTGACCGAGCCCGCGCCCGGCGCCGACGCCGTCGACCGGATGGTGCAGCGCGCGCGCGCCGGCGACGAGGGCGCGTTCGCGGAGCTGGCGACGGCCGTGCGCGCCCAGGTGCGCCGCTGGGCCCTCGCCCGCACCGGCGACGCGGACGATGCCGAGGATGTGGCGCAGGCGGTGGTCATCCGCATGCACCGGGGCTTGCGTGGCTTCGAAGGGCGCTCGCGCTTCACCACCTGGCTGTACCGCCTGACCGCCAACGCCGCGGTGGAGTGGGCGCGAGGCCAGTCGCGGCACTGCCAGGCGCTGGACGAGCTCGCCGTGGCGGGCGAGCCGCGGGCCGGCACGGCGGACCGCATCGACGCGATGGAGAACCGGCGGGCGGCGGAGCTGGTGCGCGCCTTTTTGGCCGAGCTCCCGGGACGCCAGCGCGAGATGCTGGATCTGGTGGACCTGCAGGGCTTCACCCCGACGGAGGCGGCCGAGATGCTCGACATCGAGCCCCCCACCGCGCGCGTGCACCTGCTGCGCGCCCGGCGCGCCATCCGCGAGCGGATCCTGGCGGCGCATCCAACCCTGGCCGACGACCGATGA
- a CDS encoding sigma-54 dependent transcriptional regulator, producing MSDTPDNALPVSVLIVDDEELLVKSCGQILSSEGYAVYSEGRGRNALEVVRRHHPDVVLTDLMLPDMDGLALLKEIKKLAPETLVVMITGFATVDSSVEAIRAGAYDYIPKPFTATQLRILIGRAAQQVRLVRDNAQLRDQLKRHYSFDNIVGTSEAIQKVFSVVSRVAPTDASVFISGESGTGKELIARAIHTNSRRSARPFMAINCAALPDHLLESELFGHEKGAFTGADVQRRGLLEVASGGTFFMDEISEMSMELQAKLLRVIQERRIRRVGGESEISIDVRWVSATNRDPDQAVRDGALRQDLLYRLNVVPIRLPALRQRKEDIPALAQHFLRRFAQEYDRDNLRFSAEALRELSEYDFPGNVRELQNVVERIVSMCLPGQEIGLEEMPEELTQRGGGGAGGVRPMNIFNADQPFHDAKTDAITVFEKEYLQDLLKRHNGNISQAARTAGIDRKTIHRMLSKYNLESRVRE from the coding sequence ATGAGCGACACTCCCGACAACGCTCTTCCCGTCAGCGTGCTGATCGTCGATGACGAGGAGCTGCTGGTCAAGAGCTGCGGCCAGATCCTGTCCAGCGAGGGGTACGCCGTCTACAGCGAGGGCCGCGGCCGCAACGCGCTGGAGGTCGTTCGGCGCCACCACCCGGACGTGGTGCTGACGGACCTGATGCTCCCGGACATGGACGGGCTCGCGCTCCTCAAGGAGATCAAGAAGCTCGCCCCCGAGACGCTCGTGGTGATGATCACCGGCTTCGCGACGGTCGATTCGAGCGTGGAGGCGATCCGGGCGGGCGCGTACGACTACATCCCCAAGCCGTTCACGGCCACGCAGCTGCGCATCCTCATCGGGCGCGCGGCGCAGCAGGTGCGCCTGGTGCGCGACAACGCGCAGCTCCGCGACCAGCTCAAGCGCCACTACAGCTTCGACAACATCGTCGGCACCAGCGAGGCCATCCAGAAGGTCTTCTCCGTGGTCAGCCGCGTGGCGCCGACGGATGCCAGCGTCTTCATCTCGGGCGAGAGCGGGACGGGGAAGGAGCTGATCGCGCGGGCCATCCACACGAACAGCCGGCGCTCGGCGCGGCCGTTCATGGCCATCAACTGCGCGGCCCTTCCGGACCACCTGCTGGAATCGGAGCTCTTCGGCCACGAAAAGGGCGCCTTCACCGGAGCGGACGTGCAGCGGCGCGGGCTGCTGGAGGTGGCAAGCGGTGGGACGTTCTTCATGGACGAGATCTCGGAGATGAGCATGGAGCTGCAGGCCAAGCTCCTCCGGGTGATCCAGGAGCGCCGCATCCGCCGCGTGGGTGGCGAGAGCGAGATCTCCATCGACGTCCGCTGGGTCTCCGCTACCAACCGCGATCCGGACCAGGCGGTGCGCGACGGCGCGCTGCGCCAGGACCTCCTCTACCGCCTCAACGTCGTCCCCATCCGCCTCCCCGCGCTGCGCCAGCGCAAGGAGGACATCCCCGCGCTTGCGCAACACTTCCTCCGCCGCTTCGCGCAGGAGTACGACCGCGACAACCTGCGCTTCTCCGCCGAGGCGCTGCGGGAGCTGTCCGAGTACGACTTCCCGGGCAACGTGCGCGAGCTGCAGAACGTGGTGGAGCGCATCGTCTCGATGTGCCTCCCCGGCCAGGAGATCGGCCTGGAAGAGATGCCGGAGGAGCTGACGCAGCGGGGCGGGGGCGGGGCGGGCGGGGTGCGGCCGATGAACATCTTCAACGCGGACCAGCCGTTCCACGACGCCAAGACGGACGCCATCACGGTTTTCGAAAAGGAGTACCTTCAGGACCTTCTCAAGCGCCACAACGGCAACATCTCCCAAGCCGCCCGCACCGCCGGCATCGACCGCAAGACGATCCACCGCATGCTCTCGAAGTACAACCTGGAGAGCCGCGTTCGGGAGTAG
- the ruvX gene encoding Holliday junction resolvase RuvX has translation MPRTLALDYGERRIGVAVSDPTRTIATLLPTLQRRMGKRPPWSEIQRIIAEREVDEAVIGLPLELSGEESAWTAEVRAFGAELERRTQLPVHWMDERMTSIIAERNVRGSGLKKSQREEKGRIDAEAAALILEGFLTLRRNQAAQQPEP, from the coding sequence ATGCCCCGCACCCTTGCCCTGGACTACGGCGAGCGCCGCATCGGGGTCGCGGTCTCCGATCCGACGCGGACGATCGCGACCCTGCTTCCCACGCTGCAAAGGCGCATGGGGAAGAGGCCGCCGTGGTCCGAGATCCAGCGGATCATCGCGGAGCGCGAGGTGGACGAGGCGGTGATCGGGCTGCCGCTGGAGCTGAGCGGCGAGGAGAGCGCGTGGACGGCCGAGGTGCGCGCGTTCGGCGCGGAACTGGAGCGTCGCACCCAGCTTCCCGTGCACTGGATGGACGAGCGGATGACCTCCATCATCGCCGAGCGAAACGTGCGCGGCAGCGGACTCAAGAAGAGCCAGCGCGAGGAGAAGGGGCGCATCGACGCCGAAGCCGCCGCGCTGATCCTGGAAGGCTTCCTCACCCTCCGCCGCAACCAGGCGGCCCAGCAGCCCGAACCGTGA
- the thiE gene encoding thiamine phosphate synthase: MSALAARLGLIVVTDPAVPAGRTLVDVVRAALRGGAPAVQLRAKDASARDAALLARELLVETRAAGALLFVNDRVDVALAVGADGAHLGDEDLPLAAARRIVPPGFLLGMSADSVELALQAERDGADYLGVGPVYGTASKADAGSPIGTARIAEVAAAVRIPIVGIGGIHARNAAPVVHAGAAGVAVISAVMHANDAEAAARALMEAVKGQDGWR; encoded by the coding sequence ATGAGCGCGCTCGCCGCGCGCCTGGGGCTGATCGTCGTCACGGACCCCGCCGTCCCCGCCGGGCGCACGCTGGTGGACGTGGTGCGCGCGGCACTTCGTGGCGGCGCGCCCGCGGTGCAGCTGCGCGCCAAGGACGCCTCCGCCCGCGATGCCGCCCTCCTCGCCCGCGAGCTCCTAGTGGAGACGCGCGCCGCCGGGGCCCTCCTCTTCGTCAACGACCGCGTCGACGTCGCCCTTGCCGTCGGCGCCGACGGCGCGCACCTGGGCGACGAAGACCTCCCGCTGGCCGCCGCGCGCCGCATCGTTCCCCCCGGCTTCCTGCTGGGGATGTCGGCCGACAGCGTGGAGCTCGCCCTCCAGGCCGAGCGCGACGGGGCCGATTACCTGGGCGTGGGGCCGGTGTACGGCACGGCCAGCAAGGCCGACGCAGGCTCGCCCATCGGCACCGCCCGCATTGCGGAGGTGGCCGCCGCCGTCCGCATCCCCATCGTCGGCATCGGCGGCATCCACGCGCGCAACGCGGCCCCGGTGGTGCATGCGGGGGCCGCGGGCGTGGCCGTCATCAGCGCGGTGATGCACGCGAATGATGCGGAGGCGGCGGCGCGGGCGTTGATGGAGGCGGTGAAGGGGCAGGATGGTTGGCGCTAG
- the mltG gene encoding endolytic transglycosylase MltG, whose amino-acid sequence MTHAPIRHCAAFLALILLAACGGGGPSGPPIRFTVPAGSGLSVVADTLEARQIVKSAGRFKLYARSKRAAARIQPGVYEVRRGTEWAEILRKLTTGDVVKTRIVIPEGWTVMQVAPRLAKAAGIPADSALNLLSIDEAAKRRKVPGPTLEGYLYPATYVFPLGTSVDRMVDAMVGRYRRVWTPAMRARAQALQMDERQVVTLASIVEREAKVWGERPTIAAVYHNRLRVGMRLQADPTVQYALGGNRARLLYRDIDAVKDNPYNTYTHAGLPPGPIASPSAGAIQATLNPAPGDFLYFVARPNGTHVFTRSLAEHNAAKRASQAEARARTAAPAR is encoded by the coding sequence GTGACGCACGCACCCATCCGCCACTGCGCGGCCTTCCTCGCCCTGATCCTGCTCGCGGCCTGCGGAGGCGGCGGACCGTCCGGCCCGCCGATTCGCTTCACCGTCCCGGCCGGCAGCGGGCTCTCCGTCGTGGCGGATACGCTGGAGGCGCGGCAGATCGTCAAGTCTGCGGGCAGGTTCAAGCTGTACGCGCGGAGCAAGCGCGCCGCGGCGCGCATTCAGCCTGGCGTCTACGAGGTGCGGCGCGGCACCGAGTGGGCCGAGATCCTCCGTAAGCTGACCACCGGCGACGTGGTCAAGACGCGCATCGTGATCCCCGAGGGATGGACGGTGATGCAGGTCGCGCCGCGCCTGGCCAAGGCCGCCGGCATCCCCGCGGACAGCGCGCTGAACCTACTCTCGATCGACGAGGCGGCGAAGCGGCGCAAGGTTCCCGGGCCCACGCTGGAGGGCTACCTCTACCCCGCCACCTACGTCTTCCCCCTCGGCACCTCCGTGGACCGCATGGTGGACGCGATGGTCGGCCGGTACCGCCGCGTGTGGACCCCCGCCATGCGTGCCCGCGCGCAGGCGCTGCAGATGGACGAGCGGCAGGTGGTGACGCTGGCCTCCATCGTGGAGCGCGAGGCAAAGGTGTGGGGCGAGCGTCCCACCATCGCCGCCGTGTACCACAACCGGCTGCGGGTCGGGATGCGGCTCCAGGCCGACCCGACGGTGCAGTACGCGCTCGGCGGCAACCGCGCGCGGCTGCTGTACCGCGACATCGACGCCGTCAAGGACAACCCGTACAACACCTACACCCACGCCGGCCTTCCGCCGGGCCCCATCGCCTCCCCCAGCGCGGGCGCCATCCAGGCGACGCTCAACCCGGCGCCGGGCGATTTCCTGTACTTCGTTGCGCGTCCCAACGGCACGCACGTGTTCACGCGCTCGCTCGCCGAGCACAACGCCGCCAAGCGCGCATCCCAGGCCGAGGCCCGCGCCCGTACCGCCGCCCCGGCCCGATGA
- the ligA gene encoding NAD-dependent DNA ligase LigA yields the protein MTSPVPPEAAARAAELREQIEQANHEYYALDAPTLSDQAWDRLFHELKRLEEEHPALRTPDSPTQRVGAEPASRLEKTAHLAPMLSLDNAFSPEELRAWEQRNARMAAEVTTAGYDVEPKIDGLAIALTYEDGVLVRGATRGNGTIGEDVTRNLRTIREIPLRLRHGGVAIPPRMEVRGEVYMPLGGFAAMNVRRAAEGQATFANPRNAAAGAVRQLDPGVTATRPLRFFAYAVQLDPRSAERLPVDTQTELLDALRGWGLPVNPLTEHRDDLDGVLEYVAKFETTRGTLDYEVDGVVVKVEPFRLHEELGVVGGREPRWATAYKYAPDLAETTLNSIEINVGRTGALNPYAVLEPVEIGGVVVKLATLHNEEDIQRKDLRAGDRVIVKRAGEVIPQVVAAVVTEGQARGEPYRLPDHCPACGTPVERPEDEAMVYCPNSACPARIYWGLVHFVTRSAMDIRGLGEERIRLFLEQGLIRDVADVYTLTPEQLLALEGFKEKSAQNLLDGIAESKTRGLARVLFGLGVRHVGQHAAELLARHFGDIDRILGASVDEMVAVHGIGRTTAEALHGWAQHESNLELVRKLRDAGVVLTEERGEALTGEFTGYTFVITGTLPTLTRDEATEFIESRGGRVTGSVTKKTSFVVVGADAGSKATKAQELNIPQIDEARLLALPEELAAAAVARAEAAAADAESAEASAAAGLLEPVKPKRAKKAKAVPAEEPAEDAQTEG from the coding sequence ATGACCTCGCCCGTTCCGCCGGAGGCCGCCGCGCGCGCCGCCGAGCTCCGCGAACAGATCGAGCAAGCCAACCACGAGTACTACGCCCTGGACGCTCCCACGCTGAGCGACCAGGCGTGGGACCGGCTCTTTCACGAGCTGAAGCGTCTGGAGGAGGAGCACCCCGCCCTCCGCACGCCCGACTCCCCCACGCAGCGCGTGGGCGCCGAGCCGGCCAGCCGCCTGGAGAAGACGGCGCACCTGGCCCCCATGCTCTCGCTGGACAACGCCTTCTCCCCCGAGGAGCTGCGCGCCTGGGAGCAGCGCAACGCCCGCATGGCCGCCGAGGTCACCACGGCCGGCTACGACGTGGAGCCCAAGATCGACGGGCTGGCGATCGCGCTGACGTACGAGGACGGGGTGCTGGTGCGGGGCGCCACGCGCGGCAACGGCACCATCGGCGAGGACGTCACCCGCAACCTGCGCACGATCCGCGAGATCCCGCTTCGGCTGCGGCACGGCGGCGTCGCGATTCCCCCGCGGATGGAGGTGCGGGGCGAGGTGTACATGCCGCTCGGCGGCTTCGCGGCGATGAACGTGCGCCGCGCCGCCGAGGGGCAGGCCACCTTCGCCAACCCGCGCAACGCCGCGGCCGGCGCCGTCCGACAGCTCGACCCTGGCGTCACCGCCACGCGCCCGCTCCGCTTCTTCGCCTACGCCGTCCAGCTCGACCCGCGCTCCGCCGAGCGCCTTCCGGTAGACACGCAAACCGAGCTGCTGGACGCGCTGCGCGGGTGGGGGCTCCCGGTGAACCCGCTCACCGAGCATCGCGACGACCTGGACGGCGTGCTGGAGTACGTGGCGAAGTTCGAGACCACGCGCGGAACGCTGGACTACGAGGTGGACGGCGTGGTGGTGAAGGTGGAGCCGTTCCGCCTGCACGAGGAGCTGGGCGTGGTGGGCGGACGCGAGCCGCGCTGGGCGACGGCGTACAAGTACGCGCCCGACCTGGCCGAGACGACGCTCAACTCCATCGAGATCAACGTCGGCCGCACGGGCGCGCTCAACCCGTACGCCGTGCTGGAGCCGGTGGAGATCGGCGGCGTCGTGGTGAAGCTCGCCACGCTGCACAACGAGGAAGACATCCAGCGCAAGGACCTCCGCGCCGGCGACCGCGTGATCGTGAAGCGCGCCGGCGAGGTGATCCCCCAGGTGGTGGCCGCCGTCGTGACTGAGGGGCAGGCGCGCGGCGAGCCGTACAGGCTCCCCGACCACTGCCCCGCCTGCGGCACCCCGGTGGAGCGGCCGGAGGACGAGGCGATGGTGTACTGCCCCAATTCCGCCTGCCCGGCGCGGATCTACTGGGGCCTCGTTCACTTCGTCACGCGCTCCGCGATGGACATCCGCGGGCTGGGCGAGGAGCGCATCCGCCTCTTCCTGGAGCAGGGCCTCATCCGCGACGTGGCGGACGTGTACACGCTGACGCCCGAGCAGCTGCTGGCGCTGGAGGGCTTCAAGGAGAAGTCCGCGCAGAACCTGCTGGACGGGATCGCGGAGTCGAAAACGCGCGGTCTGGCGCGCGTCCTCTTCGGCCTGGGCGTCCGCCACGTGGGGCAGCACGCGGCCGAGCTGCTGGCGCGCCACTTCGGCGACATCGACCGCATCCTGGGCGCTTCGGTGGACGAGATGGTGGCGGTGCACGGCATCGGTCGCACGACCGCGGAGGCGCTGCACGGCTGGGCGCAGCACGAGTCGAATCTCGAGCTCGTGCGGAAGCTGAGGGATGCCGGCGTGGTGCTGACCGAGGAACGCGGCGAGGCACTGACCGGCGAGTTCACCGGCTACACCTTCGTCATCACGGGAACGCTTCCCACGCTCACCCGCGACGAGGCCACGGAGTTCATCGAGAGCCGCGGCGGGCGCGTGACGGGGAGCGTGACCAAAAAGACGAGCTTCGTGGTGGTGGGCGCCGACGCCGGCTCCAAAGCCACGAAGGCGCAGGAGCTGAACATCCCGCAGATCGACGAGGCGCGTCTCCTCGCGCTTCCCGAGGAGCTCGCCGCCGCCGCCGTGGCCAGGGCCGAAGCCGCCGCCGCCGATGCCGAATCAGCGGAAGCCTCCGCGGCCGCCGGTCTGCTCGAGCCCGTCAAGCCGAAGCGCGCAAAGAAGGCGAAGGCCGTTCCGGCGGAGGAGCCCGCCGAGGACGCACAGACCGAAGGCTGA